The sequence ATATTTGGCGCCGCAGTCGTCGAGATACTCTTTGGTTTTTTTGCAATGGATACAGGTGCTTAATGCGTAGAGTGTGATGGCTTTGTCAGGCATGGATCCTCCTTGCTATGTCGTGGGCGTTGCGATAGCCCTTGGCCGTCTCTTTGATTGGGATGCTATAAAGATTAATCGCCCCGCCGTCCACGCCGGGATGGGGCATATCGCCGGAGAACAACCATGCGCGAAAAATTTCTGGTTTTCGGATCGCCACGAATCACCGAGGATGAGATAGAGGAAGTCGTCTCCTGCCTGCGTAGCGGCTGGATCGGCACTGGCCCGCGGGTGGCCGAGTTCGAGCGGCGTTTTGCCGCATACAAGGACGCCGAGCATGCCGTGGCCGTCAATTCCTGTACCGCCGCCCTGCATCTGAGCATCCTGGCCGCCGGGATAGGGCCCGGCGACGAGGTCATCACCACGCCGCTGACCTTTTGCGCCTCGGTCAACGCCATCATCCATGCCGGGGGCACCCCTGTTCTGGCCGACGTGGATCCGCGCAGCATGAATATTGATCCAAAGAGCGTGAAGACAAAGATCACCTCCCGCACCAAGGCCATCCTGCCCGTGCATTTCGCAGGTCGGGCCTGCGACATGGATCCGCTCTGCGCCCTGGCCGACGAGCATGGCCTGACGATCATCGAGGACTGCGCCCACGCCATCGAGACCGAGTACCACGGCCGCAAGGCCGGGTGTTTCGGGGATTTCGGCTGTTTCAGCTTCTACGTGACCAAAAACGTCATCACCGGCGAGGGCGGACTCATCCTCGCCAGAAAGCCGGAGCATGCGGCCCGGCTCAAGGTTCTGGCCCTGCACGGCATGTCCAGCGACGCCTGGAACCGTTTCGGCGATTCGGGCTACAAGCATTATCTCGTGACCGAGGCCGGGTTCAAATACAACATGATGGATTTGCAGGCGTCCCTGGGTCTGCGCCAGCTCGACAAGGTCGAAGCGTACTGGCGGCGGCGGGAGGCTATCTGGGCCCGCTACATGGACGCCCTGGCCGATCTGCCGCTGACTTTGCCCGCGCCCGTCGAAGCGGATACCCGGCATGCATATCACCTGTATTCCGTGATGGTCGACGAGACGCGAACCGGGATCAGCCGCGATGCCTTCCTGACAGCCATGACGGGGCGCAAGATCGGAGTCGGCGTGCATTATCTCTCCCTACCCGAGCATCCGTACTACCAGGAGCGCTTCGGGTGGTCGCCGCAGGACTACCCGCACGCGCGTGATATCGGCCGTCAGACCGTGAGTCTTCCTCTTTCGGCCAAACTGACGGATGAGGATGTGGATGACGTGATCACGGCCGTGCGCGGGGTGCTGGCCAAATCCTGAATTGCGGAAGACGTGATACTGGTTTGACAAGGACGGAAAAAAGCAGGTTCATCCGGCTTTTTTCCGTCCTTTTTACGTGAGATGGCTCAGTTTGCGCCCAAAGCTCCAGCGTTCGATCCAGAACAGCAGCACCGCGATCCAGACCATGCCAAATCCCGTGAACTGGGTGCGGGAAAAAGGCTCGTGGTACATGAAGACGCCAATCAGGAACTGGATGGTCGGCGCGATGTATTGCAGAATGCCGATCATGGACAGGGGGATGCGGTGTGCGGCGGCCGCGAACATGACCAGGGGGAAGGTGGTGACCACGCCCGCGCCGACCAGCAGCAGGTCCGAACCGGCACCTGCATGCAGGAACGCGCTCGTACCCGCTGCCTCGCTCCAGCCAAGCCAGACCAGGGCGGGGGCAAGCAGCAGCCCCGTCTCCAGGGTCAGGCCTTCAAAAGCGCCGAGCGGTGCCTTTTTCTTGACCAGCCCATAGAGGCTGAAGGTCGTGGCCAGGGACAAGGCGATCCAGGGCAGGCGGCCATAGTCGAAGGTCAGGTAGATCACGCCCGCCGCCGCCAGCCCCAGAGGCGCCCATTGCAGGGGGCGCAGCCTTTCGCGCATG is a genomic window of Desulfomicrobium baculatum DSM 4028 containing:
- the rarD gene encoding EamA family transporter RarD; translated protein: MNPGIVAAIGAYVSWGMLPIYWKLLGHVPTAQLLSHRITWSFVVLAVFLILTRRVAKLRSSLSPAVWGSYILASLLIGVNWFIYVWSVNAGYIVEASLGYFINPLLSVLLGVFFMRERLRPLQWAPLGLAAAGVIYLTFDYGRLPWIALSLATTFSLYGLVKKKAPLGAFEGLTLETGLLLAPALVWLGWSEAAGTSAFLHAGAGSDLLLVGAGVVTTFPLVMFAAAAHRIPLSMIGILQYIAPTIQFLIGVFMYHEPFSRTQFTGFGMVWIAVLLFWIERWSFGRKLSHLT
- a CDS encoding DegT/DnrJ/EryC1/StrS family aminotransferase, giving the protein MREKFLVFGSPRITEDEIEEVVSCLRSGWIGTGPRVAEFERRFAAYKDAEHAVAVNSCTAALHLSILAAGIGPGDEVITTPLTFCASVNAIIHAGGTPVLADVDPRSMNIDPKSVKTKITSRTKAILPVHFAGRACDMDPLCALADEHGLTIIEDCAHAIETEYHGRKAGCFGDFGCFSFYVTKNVITGEGGLILARKPEHAARLKVLALHGMSSDAWNRFGDSGYKHYLVTEAGFKYNMMDLQASLGLRQLDKVEAYWRRREAIWARYMDALADLPLTLPAPVEADTRHAYHLYSVMVDETRTGISRDAFLTAMTGRKIGVGVHYLSLPEHPYYQERFGWSPQDYPHARDIGRQTVSLPLSAKLTDEDVDDVITAVRGVLAKS